In one window of Rathayibacter caricis DSM 15933 DNA:
- a CDS encoding ATP-binding protein: MPIPPSPSVLVGRDDDLAALRRAYERMLVQGARAVVVGGEAGIGKSRLVAEFVQRLPSEALVLRGQCVDLDRDAPPYAPITAPLRELARVVGPEELAALAGASVEGLRILLPELPGSGEPAAAAPPVLEAVTVALEAASRVRPIVLVVEDLHWVDPATLGVLRFLVRVATAGRILVVLTFRSDQLRRGDPLRAWLPELERSDRVQRRELARLDRRGVEAMVASLRGAAVAPRDLALVVERTEGVPFFVEEFARAEAATVPECYPESLRDVLLARYEGLSEPTQKILRTLSAGGTCVEHDLITVVHGDADSVETAAREAIAGGVLVVDGSSYSFRHALVRDAIHDELLPGERVRAHTCYAEALESRGPSAASEISYHWMAAHDAERAFASSLDAMAHARASFAHALAARMGERALELWEQVPPEARGRDRAELLGSTAHHFRDAGESERAVALVDEALAIEGLGSPCRATLLRDKASYLANLGQVGSVALLREALALLEGGEPSALRARILGELAARLMLEADLVEAVAVADAAAAEAEAVGSQGRRSVAANIRGMALVELGRIDEGLEQLELAGALAGEDDSARLRYWLNLSDALSLLGRFREAVAAGEQGAEHARRHGVARTLGAMLMANTADALASTGEWRRAEELLDRALELDAPLGFAAHLQRRKIWTVLWRGDRAQAASLLARWRQPLSRQLRTERLSLVGLAKVAGAIALENGDVAGAWAEVRDAIGPEHRPLPSADLFLLVVVARIVAAARREGVVLLDAQGERIDAEARLREILATAARWPTGAALIAVIEAELGGASGTGDDPRAWAVAARANEADTAEVHLLPYSRLRLAEALAAVGRRDEAEREAQEARAVAERAGLGLLVDAVDRFERRLGRDAGAGSGGASGSGALGTEPLTDRERQVLALVAQGLGNRAIAEELFISVKTASVHVSNILRKLGAATRTEAAYLARRSGG; encoded by the coding sequence ATGCCGATCCCGCCCTCCCCGTCCGTCCTCGTCGGTCGCGACGACGACCTCGCGGCCCTGCGGCGCGCCTACGAGCGGATGCTCGTCCAGGGTGCGCGCGCGGTGGTCGTCGGCGGCGAGGCCGGGATCGGCAAGAGCAGGCTCGTCGCCGAGTTCGTGCAGCGGCTGCCGTCCGAGGCCCTGGTGCTCCGTGGGCAGTGCGTCGATCTCGACCGCGACGCGCCTCCCTACGCGCCGATCACCGCGCCGCTGCGCGAACTGGCGCGCGTGGTGGGGCCGGAGGAGCTCGCCGCGCTGGCGGGCGCCTCGGTCGAGGGGCTGCGCATCCTGCTCCCCGAGCTGCCCGGGAGCGGCGAGCCGGCCGCGGCCGCCCCGCCCGTCCTCGAAGCGGTCACCGTCGCCCTCGAGGCGGCGTCGCGCGTGCGTCCGATCGTGCTGGTCGTGGAGGACCTGCACTGGGTCGATCCGGCGACGCTCGGAGTGCTGCGCTTCCTCGTGCGCGTCGCGACCGCCGGCCGGATCCTCGTGGTCCTCACCTTCCGCAGCGATCAGCTGCGCCGCGGCGATCCCCTGCGCGCCTGGCTGCCCGAGCTCGAGCGGAGCGACCGGGTGCAGCGGCGCGAGCTCGCCCGGCTCGACCGTCGCGGCGTCGAGGCGATGGTCGCGTCCCTCCGCGGTGCCGCGGTCGCTCCGCGCGATCTCGCGCTCGTCGTCGAGCGGACGGAGGGGGTGCCCTTCTTCGTCGAGGAGTTCGCGCGCGCCGAGGCGGCGACGGTGCCCGAGTGCTACCCCGAGTCGCTGCGCGACGTCCTGCTCGCCCGGTACGAGGGGCTCAGCGAGCCGACGCAGAAGATCCTGCGCACGCTCTCGGCGGGCGGCACCTGCGTCGAGCACGACCTCATCACGGTGGTGCACGGCGACGCCGACTCGGTCGAGACCGCGGCGCGCGAGGCCATCGCCGGCGGGGTGCTCGTCGTCGACGGCAGCAGCTACAGCTTCCGGCACGCCCTCGTGCGCGACGCCATCCACGACGAGCTGCTGCCCGGCGAGCGGGTCAGGGCGCACACCTGCTACGCCGAGGCGCTCGAGTCGCGGGGCCCGTCCGCCGCGTCCGAGATCTCGTACCACTGGATGGCCGCTCACGACGCCGAGCGGGCGTTCGCCTCCTCGCTCGATGCCATGGCGCACGCGCGCGCCTCCTTCGCCCACGCGCTCGCCGCCCGCATGGGCGAGCGGGCGCTCGAGCTGTGGGAGCAGGTGCCGCCCGAGGCCCGCGGGCGCGACCGGGCCGAGCTCCTCGGCTCGACCGCGCACCACTTCCGCGATGCGGGGGAGAGCGAGCGGGCGGTCGCCCTGGTCGACGAGGCGCTGGCGATCGAGGGCCTGGGCTCCCCGTGCCGGGCGACCCTCCTGCGGGACAAGGCGTCCTACCTCGCGAACCTCGGCCAGGTCGGCTCCGTCGCCCTGCTGCGCGAGGCGCTCGCCCTGCTCGAGGGCGGGGAGCCGAGTGCCCTGCGCGCACGGATCCTCGGCGAGCTGGCCGCCCGGCTGATGCTCGAGGCCGATCTCGTCGAGGCGGTCGCGGTCGCCGATGCGGCGGCCGCCGAGGCCGAGGCGGTCGGGTCGCAGGGGCGCCGGAGCGTCGCGGCGAACATCCGCGGCATGGCGCTCGTCGAGCTCGGCCGGATCGACGAGGGGCTGGAGCAGCTGGAGCTGGCCGGCGCGCTCGCGGGCGAGGACGACTCCGCTCGGCTGCGCTACTGGCTCAACCTCTCGGACGCGCTCTCGCTCCTCGGGCGGTTCCGCGAGGCGGTGGCCGCGGGCGAGCAGGGCGCCGAGCACGCCCGTCGGCACGGGGTCGCGCGCACGCTCGGCGCGATGCTGATGGCCAACACGGCCGACGCTCTCGCCTCGACCGGCGAGTGGCGCCGCGCCGAGGAGCTGCTCGACCGCGCGCTCGAGCTCGACGCTCCGCTGGGGTTCGCGGCCCACCTCCAGCGCCGCAAGATCTGGACGGTCCTCTGGCGCGGAGACCGGGCGCAGGCGGCGTCCCTCCTGGCCCGCTGGCGGCAGCCGCTGAGCCGTCAGCTGCGCACCGAGCGGCTCTCGCTCGTGGGCCTGGCGAAGGTCGCCGGAGCGATCGCGCTCGAGAACGGCGACGTCGCGGGCGCGTGGGCCGAGGTCCGCGACGCGATCGGGCCCGAGCACCGGCCGCTCCCCTCCGCCGATCTCTTCCTGCTCGTCGTCGTGGCCCGCATCGTGGCCGCCGCGCGCCGCGAGGGCGTCGTGCTCCTCGACGCGCAGGGCGAGCGGATCGACGCCGAGGCGCGGCTGCGCGAGATCCTCGCGACGGCGGCCCGGTGGCCGACGGGCGCCGCCCTGATCGCCGTGATCGAGGCGGAGCTGGGAGGCGCCTCGGGAACGGGGGACGACCCCCGCGCCTGGGCGGTCGCCGCCCGGGCGAACGAGGCCGACACGGCGGAGGTGCACCTGCTCCCCTACTCGCGGCTCCGCCTCGCCGAGGCGCTGGCGGCCGTCGGCCGGCGCGACGAGGCCGAGCGGGAGGCGCAGGAGGCGCGGGCCGTGGCCGAGCGGGCCGGCCTGGGGCTCCTCGTCGACGCCGTCGACCGCTTCGAACGGCGCCTCGGCCGTGACGCGGGGGCGGGTTCCGGAGGCGCGTCCGGCTCGGGTGCGCTCGGCACCGAGCCGTTGACGGACCGCGAGCGGCAGGTCCTCGCGCTCGTGGCGCAGGGGCTCGGCAACCGCGCCATCGCCGAGGAGCTCTTCATCAGCGTCAAGACGGCGAGCGTGCACGTCTCGAACATCCTCCGCAAGCTCGGCGCGGCCACCCGCACCGAGGCGGCGTACCTCGCCCGGAGGTCGGGCGGCTGA
- a CDS encoding DoxX family protein, with protein sequence MPASSSSSRAAGRSVPRTIARILLGLVLVTAGVGHLTFARQSFQAQVPPWLPFDPDTVVVASGVVEIALGLALVLLARWRVVVGVVVAAFFVAVFPGNVSQLVTRTSAFGLETDAARAIRLVFQPLLVIWALWSTGAFAVWRSRRRRV encoded by the coding sequence ATGCCCGCCTCCTCGTCCTCCTCTCGCGCAGCAGGCCGCTCCGTGCCCCGCACGATCGCCCGGATCCTCCTGGGTCTCGTGCTCGTCACCGCGGGGGTCGGCCACCTGACCTTCGCGCGGCAGTCCTTCCAGGCGCAGGTGCCGCCGTGGCTCCCGTTCGATCCCGACACCGTGGTCGTCGCGTCGGGGGTGGTCGAGATCGCGCTGGGGCTGGCGCTCGTGCTGCTGGCGCGGTGGCGGGTGGTCGTCGGGGTCGTGGTCGCGGCGTTCTTCGTGGCGGTGTTCCCGGGCAACGTCTCGCAGCTCGTCACCCGGACGTCGGCCTTCGGCCTCGAGACGGACGCCGCGCGGGCGATCCGGCTCGTCTTCCAGCCGCTGCTGGTGATCTGGGCGCTCTGGTCGACCGGGGCGTTCGCGGTCTGGCGCTCCCGGCGGCGCCGCGTCTGA